From one Lycium barbarum isolate Lr01 chromosome 6, ASM1917538v2, whole genome shotgun sequence genomic stretch:
- the LOC132599361 gene encoding F-box/LRR-repeat protein 10 isoform X1 — MSKSSDSGAHQQMRLDLLPSALLATVMTKLDIASIRSLACTCKAFNSCASHMLCFIPNFHLLDIAPSAEFLRPLLPPNPYLRSLKVDCMRLDDSCLDYLLQPTLQELCLHNCADFSGRLLSQAGQYCKDLRFLYLSSLAENRGRSIDVSDLEVLFGGCTQLETLILMFDVSMFLRHNFARVWAVAPATLSSLEMGYISSVMVTELLSPPVAPYQSMENIQPSILPGIQKLCLSVDYITDTMVSTIIKNLNCLTHLDLRDSPIMEPRLAFDLTNAGMQQINLHGRLKHLSLVRSQEVFPAYFKRVNDLGILLMADRCSDMESICLGGFCQVTDTGFRTILHSCAKIYKLRIYHGPHLTDLVFHDIAATSLTLTHVSLRWCNLLTNHGVARLVSNGNLSVLDLRDSRNIGDESLRTISNLSKLKALLIDGSDVSDMGLSHLSKGAMSSLVSLSIRGCKRLTDNGISFLFDESSNCELRELDLSNIPNLSDAGILLLAKRRIPLFELRMRQCPLISDTSIMVLASMKVDEEGWYGSSLRLLDLYNCGGISQLSFQWLKRPYFPRLRCLGVSSSVSRDVLDAFSRNRPFLHVAFHGEELGTTGQWDNSDDLYMHDYDEVDELEQWLEGENEGDDEDIQEAENNA, encoded by the exons ATGTCTAAGTCTTCAGATTCTGGTGCACACCAGCAGATGCGCCTGGACCTTCTTCCCTCAGCACTACTGGCCACTGTGATGACGAAGCTCGACATAGCTTCCATCCGTTCCCTGGCATGCACTTGCAAGGCCTTTAATTCATGCGCCTCTCACATGCTTTGCTTCATTCCCAATTTCCATCTCCTC GATATTGCTCCGTCTGCTGAATTTCTAAGGCCGTTGCTACCTCCCAATCCTTACCTTCGTAGCTTGAAGGTAGATTGCATGCGACTTGATGATTCATGCCTTGATTATCTTCTTCAGCCAACTTTACAAGAGCTTTGCCTCCATAACTGCGCTGATTTCAGCGGAAGGCTTCTGTCTCAGGCCGGCCAGTACTGTAAAGACCTCAG GTTTCTTTATTTGAGCTCTTTGGCGGAGAACAGAGGCAGATCAATTGACGTATCTGATCTAGAAGTCTTATTTGGCGGATGCACTCAGCTGGAA ACACTGATCCTGATGTTTGATGTCTCAATGTTTTTGCGGCACAATTTTGCTCGTGTTTGGGCTGTAGCCCCTGCAACACTGTCATCTCTTGAAATGGGTTATATTTCTTCGGTAATGGTGACAGAATTGCTTAGCCCGCCTGTGGCACCTTATCAGTCAATGGAGAATATTCAGCCATCCATATTACCAGGAATACAGAAGTTATGTCTTTCAGTGGATTATATTACTGACACCATGGTCAGCACAATAATTAAAAATCTCAACTGTTTGACACATTTGGACCTTCGAGACTCGCCAATTATGGAACCAAGATTGGCGTTTGATCTTACCAATGCAGGTATGCAACAAATTAATCTGCATGGGAGATTGAAACATCTGTCGCTGGTGAGAAGTCAAGAGGTTTTTCCAGCTTACTTCAAGCGAGTTAATGATCTTGGTATTCTTCTTATGGCTGATAGATGCTCAGACATGGAAAGTATTTGTCTCGGTGGTTTCTGTCAGGTTACAGACACAGGTTTTAGAACAATTTTGCATTCATGTGCTAAAATTTACAAGCTGAGGATCTATCATGGGCCCCACTTGACTGATCTTGTATTTCATGACATTGCTGCAACTTCACTTACTTTGACACATGTAAGTTTAAGATGGTGTAATCTTTTGACGAACCATGGTGTGGCACGATTGGTTTCCAACGGAAATCTTAGTGTGCTTGACTTGAGGGACTCTAGGAATATTGGGGATGAATCCCTTAGAACCATTAGCAATCTTTCAAAACTGAAGGCTTTACTGATTGATGGTTCTGATGTTAGTGATATGGGATTGTCCCATTTATCAAAAGGGGCAATGAGTTCGCTCGTATCATTGTCTATACGAGGGTGCAAGAGACTAACAGACAATGGCATTTCCTTTCTCTTCGATGAATCTTCTAATTGTGAATTGAGAGAATTGGACTTGTCAAACATTCCGAACCTATCTGATGCTGGTATACTTTTGCTTGCAAAAAGACGTATTCCGCTATTTGAGCTTAGAATGCGTCAATGTCCGCTGATAAGTGACACTTCAATTATGGTGTTAGCATCAATGAAGGTTGATGAAGAAGGATGGTATGGGAGCAGTTTACGGCTGTTGGATCTCTATAATTGTGGAGGTATTTCTCAGCTTTCCTTCCAATGGTTAAAGAGACCTTATTTCCCGAGATTGAGATGTTTAGGAGTATCAAGTAGTGTCAGCAGGGATGTGCTGGATGCTTTTTCCCGGAATAGACCATTTCTGCATGTAGCTTTTCATGGGGAGGAGCTGGGGACGACTGGCCAATGGGATAATTCTGATGATCTCTATATGCATGACTATGATGAAGTTGATGAATTGGAACAATGGCTTGAAGGAGAAAATGAGGGTGACGATGAAGACATTCAAGAAGCTGAAAACAATGCATAG
- the LOC132599361 gene encoding F-box/LRR-repeat protein 10 isoform X2, whose amino-acid sequence MFDVSMFLRHNFARVWAVAPATLSSLEMGYISSVMVTELLSPPVAPYQSMENIQPSILPGIQKLCLSVDYITDTMVSTIIKNLNCLTHLDLRDSPIMEPRLAFDLTNAGMQQINLHGRLKHLSLVRSQEVFPAYFKRVNDLGILLMADRCSDMESICLGGFCQVTDTGFRTILHSCAKIYKLRIYHGPHLTDLVFHDIAATSLTLTHVSLRWCNLLTNHGVARLVSNGNLSVLDLRDSRNIGDESLRTISNLSKLKALLIDGSDVSDMGLSHLSKGAMSSLVSLSIRGCKRLTDNGISFLFDESSNCELRELDLSNIPNLSDAGILLLAKRRIPLFELRMRQCPLISDTSIMVLASMKVDEEGWYGSSLRLLDLYNCGGISQLSFQWLKRPYFPRLRCLGVSSSVSRDVLDAFSRNRPFLHVAFHGEELGTTGQWDNSDDLYMHDYDEVDELEQWLEGENEGDDEDIQEAENNA is encoded by the coding sequence ATGTTTGATGTCTCAATGTTTTTGCGGCACAATTTTGCTCGTGTTTGGGCTGTAGCCCCTGCAACACTGTCATCTCTTGAAATGGGTTATATTTCTTCGGTAATGGTGACAGAATTGCTTAGCCCGCCTGTGGCACCTTATCAGTCAATGGAGAATATTCAGCCATCCATATTACCAGGAATACAGAAGTTATGTCTTTCAGTGGATTATATTACTGACACCATGGTCAGCACAATAATTAAAAATCTCAACTGTTTGACACATTTGGACCTTCGAGACTCGCCAATTATGGAACCAAGATTGGCGTTTGATCTTACCAATGCAGGTATGCAACAAATTAATCTGCATGGGAGATTGAAACATCTGTCGCTGGTGAGAAGTCAAGAGGTTTTTCCAGCTTACTTCAAGCGAGTTAATGATCTTGGTATTCTTCTTATGGCTGATAGATGCTCAGACATGGAAAGTATTTGTCTCGGTGGTTTCTGTCAGGTTACAGACACAGGTTTTAGAACAATTTTGCATTCATGTGCTAAAATTTACAAGCTGAGGATCTATCATGGGCCCCACTTGACTGATCTTGTATTTCATGACATTGCTGCAACTTCACTTACTTTGACACATGTAAGTTTAAGATGGTGTAATCTTTTGACGAACCATGGTGTGGCACGATTGGTTTCCAACGGAAATCTTAGTGTGCTTGACTTGAGGGACTCTAGGAATATTGGGGATGAATCCCTTAGAACCATTAGCAATCTTTCAAAACTGAAGGCTTTACTGATTGATGGTTCTGATGTTAGTGATATGGGATTGTCCCATTTATCAAAAGGGGCAATGAGTTCGCTCGTATCATTGTCTATACGAGGGTGCAAGAGACTAACAGACAATGGCATTTCCTTTCTCTTCGATGAATCTTCTAATTGTGAATTGAGAGAATTGGACTTGTCAAACATTCCGAACCTATCTGATGCTGGTATACTTTTGCTTGCAAAAAGACGTATTCCGCTATTTGAGCTTAGAATGCGTCAATGTCCGCTGATAAGTGACACTTCAATTATGGTGTTAGCATCAATGAAGGTTGATGAAGAAGGATGGTATGGGAGCAGTTTACGGCTGTTGGATCTCTATAATTGTGGAGGTATTTCTCAGCTTTCCTTCCAATGGTTAAAGAGACCTTATTTCCCGAGATTGAGATGTTTAGGAGTATCAAGTAGTGTCAGCAGGGATGTGCTGGATGCTTTTTCCCGGAATAGACCATTTCTGCATGTAGCTTTTCATGGGGAGGAGCTGGGGACGACTGGCCAATGGGATAATTCTGATGATCTCTATATGCATGACTATGATGAAGTTGATGAATTGGAACAATGGCTTGAAGGAGAAAATGAGGGTGACGATGAAGACATTCAAGAAGCTGAAAACAATGCATAG